In one Hypomesus transpacificus isolate Combined female chromosome 18, fHypTra1, whole genome shotgun sequence genomic region, the following are encoded:
- the LOC124480960 gene encoding tropomyosin isoforms a/b/d/f-like produces the protein MTAKHRGKGKNNHKNEENSFRHEVLESEARGGGHHYTLLFILFLMIVIGGATATWFCVQQHQTITYLADNLMGMQMKIVKLQSFQEEIRQSSNKQSSEGIELRLNALEESYALAQKQVGMAMATAEQLKTSDLPAQVLSLHTEMKARLSEMQQATVSMEQLTQLQDLLKGKSEEFQAVRLDVESLSGMSDELAQSVEALTGNLASAESKLDERVELVDTLSSSLDGQASELFLLKEQLANHQAQLEASTLEIANFRELLEVQHSQWAQLAGVQDQLSTPEPVEQVEEEAVPAADTEESQPEEAAGGEEVPHLDGLPVELEALIAEEQSAPAEKEVMEVGELEEDVADEQPAPAEVEVEVEEEGELKEDVEEEQLAPVEEEEKVVEEHIAPIKEEDMADPAPEEVFEEEPIGEESLDLEEQEVSEGEEDLEETIEEEEELEQTVEEDDPLEEEY, from the exons ATGACAGCAAAGCATCGgggaaaaggaaaaaacaaCCATAAAAATGAAGAGAACTCTTTCAGACACGAAGTCCTGGAGTCGGAGGCGCGTGGTGGAGGCCATCACTATACACTTTTGTTCATTTTATTTCTAATGATTGTAATCGGGGGTGCTACCGCAACATGGTTCTGTGTCCAGCAGCACCAAACTATAACCTACTTAGCAGACAACCTCATGGGCATGCAGATGAAGATTGTGAAGTTACAGTCCTTCCAGGAAGAAATCCGACAGTCAAGTAACAAG cAAAGCTCTGAGGGCATAGAGCTCCGCCTGAATGCCCTGGAAGAGTCCTATGCATTGGCACAGAAGCAAGTGGGCATGGCCATGGCCACGGCCGAGCAACTGAAGACCTCTGACCTCCCTGCccaggttctctctctccacactgagATGAAGGCCCGTCTGTCTGAGATGCAGCAGGCCACAGTGTCTATGGAGCAGCTGACCCAGCTCCAGGACCTGCTCAAGGGGAAGAGTGAAGAGTTCCAGGCTGTCAGGCTGGATGTGGAGAGTCTGTCGGGAATGAGCGATGAGCTGGCCCAGAGTGTGGAGGCCCTGACAGGCAACCTGGCCTCTGCCGAGTCCAAGCTGGATGAAAGAGTTGAGCTGGTGGACACTCTGAGCTCCAGCCTGGACGGCCAGGCTTCTGAGCTCTTTCTTCTAAAGGAGCAACTGGCCAATCACCAGGCTCAGCTGGAGGCCAGTACACTGGAGATTGCAAACTTCAG AGAGCTTCTAGAGGTGCAGCATTCCCAGTGGGCCCAGCTGGCTGGTGTGCAGGACCAGCTCAGTACG CCAGAGCCTGTAGAGCAGGTAGAAGAAGAGGCTGTTCCTGCAGCTGACACAGAGGAGTCCCAGCCAGAagaagctgctggaggagaggaggtgccTCATTTGGACGGGTTGCCTGTAGAACTGGAGGCCCTGATAGCCGAGGAACAGAGTGCTCCTGCTGAGAAAGAAGTGATGGAGGTAGGAGAACTGGAGGAGGATGTTGCAGATGAGCAACCAGCTCCtgcagaggtggaggtggaggtggaggaagaaggagaactGAAGGAGGATGTGGAAGAAGAGCAGTTGGcacctgtggaggaggaggaaaaggtggTAGAGGAACACATTGCTCCTATAAAAGAGGAGGACATGGCTGATCCTGCACCAGAGGAGGTATTTGAAGAGGAACCAATAGGAGAAGAGAGCCTGGATCTGGAGGAACAGGAGGTGTCTGAAGGGGAGGAAGACTTAGAAGAGACCattgaagaagaagaggagttAGAGCAAACTGTTGAGGAGGATGATCCTCTGGAAGAAGAAT ATTGA
- the LOC124480220 gene encoding protein phosphatase 1 regulatory subunit 12B-like — translation MSSDTVQSYRTPVRDEEAESQRKARSRQARQTRRSTQVNLYSTCAIIRPIKSSLGVTLAELKAAQMTSSLSPLDRQTEIGGSLSEKLYLRRGAPENREGLLSLALPKQSEEQHPTWSWDISELRNHGAGLEAQTESPTEDLMSPSASASTTSPHPSNLTNRFSPRDNERRDENFNPIEDSCKPLLATQAPHCLHVVGSVYNTAEPPVLAACSQPPPPHYPFLSSSTSVDSFSPEPQSPEWRPYTAEPLALCQTALPELE, via the exons ATGTCATCAGATACGGTGCA GTCATATCGCACACCAGTCAGAGATGAAGAAGCAGAATCTCAAAGGAAGGCCAGGTCTCGCCAGGCCAGGCAGACACGCAGATCAACACAGGTAAACCTGTACAGTACTTGTGCCATCATAAGACCTATTAAGTCCTCGTTG GGGGTGACTCTGGCCGAATTGAAGGCGGCTCAGATGACCTCCAGCCTGTCACCtctggatagacagacagagattggTGGCAGTTTGTCTGAGAAGCTGTATTTGAGGAGAGGGGCTCCAGAAAACAGAGAAGGCCtgcttagcctggctctgccaaAGCAGTCAGAGGAGCAACATCCAACATGGAGCTGGGACATCAGTGAG CTGAGGAACCATGGAGCAGGACTGGAGGCCCAGACAGAGTCTCCTACAGAAGACCTCATGTCTCCTTCTGCCAGTGCTTCCACTACGTCTCCACATCCCTCCAACCTCACTAACCGCTTCTCCCCCAGAG ATAATGAACGGAGAGATGAAAACTTTAATCCCATTGAAGACTCCTGCAAACCTCTCCTCGCAACACAAGCTCCACACTGCCTTCACGTGGTTGGTTCTGTTTACAACACTGCAGAG CCCCCAGTTCTGGCTGCCTGctcacaaccccctcccccccactaccCATTCTTATCCTCGTCCACATCAGTGGACAGCTTTAGCCCTGAGCCCCAGAGCCCAGAGTGGAGGCCGTACACAGCAGAGCCTCTGGCACTGTGCCAGACAGCACTGCCAGAGCTTGAgtga
- the LOC124480450 gene encoding protein phosphatase 1 regulatory subunit 12B-like isoform X3 produces the protein MSSFYPRTKELSRTRKSLSESPPSSPSPTAKNFRHDRVSRLDSSGADSSSDRPLGRTSSYTRRETRLAALNKQEDNTSPRDYKKMYEEALTENEKLKSRLDDSKQELAKIRTQLEKVTQKQDRISERSSVLESEKREKQVLEKRVTDMEDELKQEAPMRFRCGYQP, from the exons ATGTCATCCTTCTACCCACGTACTAAGGAACTGTCTCGCACTAGGAAGTCACTGTCCgaatctccaccctcctctccgtcACCCACCGCCAAGAACTTCAGA cATGACAGGGTATCAAG GTTGGACTCCAGTGGGGCAGACAGCAGCTCAGACCGACCGCTGGGGCGCACCAGCTCCTACACACGCAGGGAGACCAGGCTGGCAGCTCTCAACAAGCAGGAGGACAACACCAGTCCCAGAGACTACAAGAAG ATGTACGAGGAAGCTTTGACAGAGAATGAGAAGCTCAAGTCCAGGCTAGATGACAGTAAACAGGAGCTGGCCAAGATCAGAACACAGCTGGAGAAAGTCACCCAG AAACAGGACAGGATATCTGAAAGATCCAGTGTACTAGAATCTGAAAAAAGG gAAAAACAGGTTCTTGAGAAGAGAGTGACAGACATGGAGGACGAGTTGAAG CAGGAAGCCCCAATGAGGTTTCGCTGTGGTTACCAGCCTTGA
- the LOC124480450 gene encoding protein phosphatase 1 regulatory subunit 12B-like isoform X1, whose translation MSSFYPRTKELSRTRKSLSESPPSSPSPTAKNFRHDRVSRLDSSGADSSSDRPLGRTSSYTRRETRLAALNKQEDNTSPRDYKKMYEEALTENEKLKSRLDDSKQELAKIRTQLEKVTQKQDRISERSSVLESEKREKQVLEKRVTDMEDELKAFPALAQLQTLRRGNERLLAENRAMLRVLARLSELASLPETEDL comes from the exons ATGTCATCCTTCTACCCACGTACTAAGGAACTGTCTCGCACTAGGAAGTCACTGTCCgaatctccaccctcctctccgtcACCCACCGCCAAGAACTTCAGA cATGACAGGGTATCAAG GTTGGACTCCAGTGGGGCAGACAGCAGCTCAGACCGACCGCTGGGGCGCACCAGCTCCTACACACGCAGGGAGACCAGGCTGGCAGCTCTCAACAAGCAGGAGGACAACACCAGTCCCAGAGACTACAAGAAG ATGTACGAGGAAGCTTTGACAGAGAATGAGAAGCTCAAGTCCAGGCTAGATGACAGTAAACAGGAGCTGGCCAAGATCAGAACACAGCTGGAGAAAGTCACCCAG AAACAGGACAGGATATCTGAAAGATCCAGTGTACTAGAATCTGAAAAAAGG gAAAAACAGGTTCTTGAGAAGAGAGTGACAGACATGGAGGACGAGTTGAAG GCCTTTCCTGCTCTGGCTCAGCTTCAGACCCTGCGGAGGGGCAACGAGCGTCTCCTGGCTGAGAACAGGGCCATGCTGCGCGTCCTCGCCCGCCTCTCTGAGCTGGCTTCCCTGCCTGAGACAGAGGACCTGTAG
- the LOC124480450 gene encoding protein phosphatase 1 regulatory subunit 12B-like isoform X2, with translation MSSFYPRTKELSRTRKSLSESPPSSPSPTAKNFRHDRVSRLDSSGADSSSDRPLGRTSSYTRRETRLAALNKQEDNTSPRDYKKMYEEALTENEKLKSRLDDSKQELAKIRTQLEKVTQKQDRISERSSVLESEKREKQVLEKRVTDMEDELKVLTELKSDNQRLKDENGALIRVISKLSK, from the exons ATGTCATCCTTCTACCCACGTACTAAGGAACTGTCTCGCACTAGGAAGTCACTGTCCgaatctccaccctcctctccgtcACCCACCGCCAAGAACTTCAGA cATGACAGGGTATCAAG GTTGGACTCCAGTGGGGCAGACAGCAGCTCAGACCGACCGCTGGGGCGCACCAGCTCCTACACACGCAGGGAGACCAGGCTGGCAGCTCTCAACAAGCAGGAGGACAACACCAGTCCCAGAGACTACAAGAAG ATGTACGAGGAAGCTTTGACAGAGAATGAGAAGCTCAAGTCCAGGCTAGATGACAGTAAACAGGAGCTGGCCAAGATCAGAACACAGCTGGAGAAAGTCACCCAG AAACAGGACAGGATATCTGAAAGATCCAGTGTACTAGAATCTGAAAAAAGG gAAAAACAGGTTCTTGAGAAGAGAGTGACAGACATGGAGGACGAGTTGAAG GTCCTGACAGAGCTGAAATCTGACAAccagagactgaaggatgagaACGGGGCTCTGATCCGAGTCATCAGCAAACTGTCCAAGTGA